The Diospyros lotus cultivar Yz01 chromosome 11, ASM1463336v1, whole genome shotgun sequence region TTAGTACAAGTTGGAGGTCAGCATTTGAATCATCGAATCACCATTCACCATTCACCAACACAAAATTACAGCAATAACACACTCACATTGAGCAGACTGAAAGAAACTCAAAAAAACCCTCCCATTTGCCTAGTTAGTTCTTCTCCGAACTGCTAGGCTTCTCATCCTGCCAAGTTGCCTGCCACTGCTTGTCATAGAACGTGGTTTCTTCCACAAGCTTTTTGAGTGCTTCGAAGTCCTCATTTTTGCGGATCAGAAGCACACCTGACACGGCTACAAACAGGAGTGTTTTGCAGAAGAAATTGCCCATTTGGTCGACGAGACCTACGCCAGTCAAGCTATCCACCAGGTAGGCCATGAAGAACCCGATCATTGCAGCACGGCCTGTAGGCCAACAATCACAATCCGGTAATTGTATAAGAGCTAAGAATGTGAGCTAAGCGAGGGCACAAAGAAAGGTCAGGGCAAACCATTGAGTAGTTCAGCCTCAGGAAGATGGAACCTCTTCATCCATGCCCACCACGGTATGATTGATGTGTCAAAAACTATAGGGTTATCGTTACTACTTGATTCTGGGTTATCTTCAAACCATTTCCTCCTCTTAACCTctggaaaaagaagaacaaagaaggtTCATCAACTCAAGTAAAACCCTATGCATTCGTAAAACGTTGAGATGCTACTGAGAAAATGACATCTCAATTTGGTAATCTTAATCTCCAATAGTACAATGGTCTTGTACTCAAACCTTAATGCTATGAAGAAGGCCCAAGGAAATCATATTTGTGACCCAGGTGGGTCAAGAGAATACTGAATTATACATCATGCATGAAATGGAAATGGAATGCCAAACATGAATTTTTAGATACAATAGCTACTAGAGAACAATCTGCAGTGCCAAAGTTtgtcttgaaaaagaaaaagatggtGGCCAAAGAATTCAGAATTTCAGGCTTACCAAGTGTATTATTGCATAGAATTCCTAGATTTGACATTTGACAAGTGATCAAAAATAGCATCTAAGTTTGTTTAGTATAACAAAGATAAACATTCTTTAAGAGGGTAGTGTCCTCATTTGGTCCCTTTCTGACTAAATCATTCTTATATCATGCAAATTTTAATACTGAATTACAAAGGTGGACCAGTTGTTTTGTAGTTAGATTTGTAGATATTATTTTCTGACATTCTGCATATTATAATACCACACAGCTAGGTGGATCGGTCATTGCATTGTTATGTTCCAATTAATTGTTAGACCACATCTACCGGAATGGGATGCAAGGTGGATCTGTCATCCTACAATTATGTTCATACCTGTACCTATTGCTAAGACGACTTCTACTCGACCTTGGATTTAAGGTGGACCTATTTTATGCCGCCCCTATTTTAGGGCCATGTGTAGTAGAATTTGGAGTCAAGTGTTTGTTTGTAAAGTTGGATGTAAAAGATTCTCGTTCACAGTTACACACAGACAGCTAATGAACAAGTAGCAACAATATAGCTTTTTTAGAACAATGTCACCAATTTCAATTGGAAGATACTAAAACAGAAATGCAACTAGGAACCTCAACCACTTCCCAGAATGCCTGTAGAAGGGATGCCCCATTCAGCAATGCTTATGTTCCCTCTCCAGTTAAAAGTGGAACTGCTCCCTTGAAGGTTAAGTCATATAATCTTGTGGTATTGTCCATAAGGCCCCAAACTATCTCACCAATTATATTGTAATAAATGGAACAACAGAAAGCACTAGGGATTGTTTAGTTACAGtgaaaattttccaattttccatATCTAATTTTCTAATTCATCTCCAGTTTTCCTTCTCCacagaaaatctggaaaatgcaTTCAAATGTAAAATATGGGAAAATATTTTCCTATCTTGAACACTGGAAATTTCCAAATTTGTTGTTCTTTGACAATCcaagcaaattaaaaaaattctcaattttGTTCAATCCCATAAGAAAATTGCATTGGCCCTAACTGTGAACGAATACTGTACTGAATCTACTGATCACATCGCCCAGTTCACCATTGACAAAAGTATCCTCGAAAACAGATTGCTCCAGAATTGTTAACATCAACAAAAGGACCTTTAAAATCCTACTGCCTAACAGGCATGAACCAAACATAACTACGGGCCCTTCTTTACATTTCTGTTTGATACTCACAGTTACAGCAACCACACACGTAAAGTCAAGATACAACTGAAAATCCAAGAACAGATAATTGTTAAGACCCAAATGCCCATTTTATTTCCCACATTGTCCCAGAAAAATTAGATGGAACTAGAACCCTGGTGTTGAATCATCCTAAAGGAAACAAAATATGCACAAGTAGTCAAATTAACACCCGGGggggaggggagagagagagcgcttTACCAGCATCAATCACAGCATCCCAATTAGTCTTCCCATCCTTCTGGAACTGCTTCAAGTCCCAAGTCCCATTCACCCATCTGCGATGCGGAACAGCCAGAAATTTACgaaagatggaagaagaagaaagccaAAGAATAACCTagctaaaattcaaatttaaacattaaaactAACAATCCCCCATCGCTCATCAACCTGGAATCCTCGAAGTTGGCAACCGCATCCACGGCGGGCGGCGGCGAAAAGTTGGGCCGGAGAGATTCCTGTTCGCTGGGAGCAGGCTTGGGCTTTGAATCGGCGGCGGCTGAGGCTTCAGAAACCTGCTGGTCTTCTACGGCTGCCAGAGGGCCAGAGACATTGGCGGAGGCTCTTGCTGAGAAGGCGAGTCTTCCCTTGGGGGAGAGGGGGAGATAGAGAGAAGGCAGGTTTTGGAGGAAGAGGGTTTTGGAAGAGGAGGGTAAGGCTGGGAGGTGAGTAGGAGAAGAGGAGAACAAGGCCATTGACATTTTGGGAAGAGAAGAAGCCCTCTCAGAGCTCAGAACATACTGTGAGGAATTGCAGACGGCGGATGAGATGGATAGCAGCACTGCAGCAGCCTCGCCCTCATAATCAAAATTGGGGCCTTTTTCAGAGAAAGAGACACAGCAAAACCGGGTCAGTTCACTCCGGTCCGGTTCAGTTAttggaatttctttttttttttttttaaagaaaagataaattgccaaaaacaattttgtttctaGATTTATActcaactttttattttattgatggataaatttcacaaattacttataaagtttatttaaattgtacCAATCACTTTTgcatttttagaattaatacaCACACCCTTTTAACttataattgtaaattatttttttcgcGTTGTTAATTACTTATAAATCtctaaaatgtcatttttttctctttgactgtaattaaaaaaattataaaaaaaaactatagttGATGCCTTGCGACCACCACCACCATTGAAAGTTGATACCAACCTCATTCCTTCCAAATCGAATTCAAAAATGGGTAATTGATCGAATAAGATTAAAGattcaattaatcaaatagaGTCAAGCCTATTTTAAAGTTCAAACCTAG contains the following coding sequences:
- the LOC127812512 gene encoding light-harvesting complex-like protein 3 isotype 2, chloroplastic, with translation MSMALFSSSPTHLPALPSSSKTLFLQNLPSLYLPLSPKGRLAFSARASANVSGPLAAVEDQQVSEASAAADSKPKPAPSEQESLRPNFSPPPAVDAVANFEDSRWVNGTWDLKQFQKDGKTNWDAVIDAEVKRRKWFEDNPESSSNDNPIVFDTSIIPWWAWMKRFHLPEAELLNGRAAMIGFFMAYLVDSLTGVGLVDQMGNFFCKTLLFVAVSGVLLIRKNEDFEALKKLVEETTFYDKQWQATWQDEKPSSSEKN